From the genome of Triticum aestivum cultivar Chinese Spring chromosome 1A, IWGSC CS RefSeq v2.1, whole genome shotgun sequence:
GCGCAACTCTCTTCTTGCTTCGAGTTCCCATTGCAGGGCTGTCAGGCGCAGCAGATATCACCTTTGATCTACATCAAAAAAGTTGATTACATACTATGGTACACTCACAGAATATAAGTAAATTTGGTGCAGTTTTCATACCTTCTAGATGTAGTCTTCGATGATGTCGACTTGGCTACATCGCCTTGAACTGCATCACTTGGACATGAAAGTAGAGCTAGTGCAGTCTCATTTTCACTTGGACATAGAAGTAGAGGTAGTGTACCATTAGTTGCTTGATCTGTTGTTGTACAAATAGCTTTTGTAatgggtttttttttcttttgtcccTGCATGAGTTTCACATATTATAGCTTAATTAAGACAAGAGTAAGGTGGAACAGAAATCTCATATTGAAATAGAAAGTACCTTTTCTGCTTTGCTACTTCTGCATAGGCTTCTAGTGCTTCAGGAGCAGCATCTTTGCAGCTTTGCCATCTATGTCCATAAGCTTTGCAAATTGGACATTGGTGTTggcctttctttccctttcccttgcTATTTTCAGCACCACTTTTGTGCCTCTGTACCTTTGGCCTCCCAGGGGCCCGCCTAAGGATTGGGGGGTTCAAGAAGAATTCTTTGTTCACACTTGGCCATTGAGACATGTCGGTTAGGCCAGGAAGAATAGGAGCATAAGCTGCAGCAAACTTGGCAACACTATAACAATCATCAACGAAGTCTTCTATTGTGACCCCCCTAATTCCAGTAATAAAGCTAATTGCATGTTTGCAAGGCTTCCCGGAGACTTGAAATGCCCTGCATGTGCATGTCCTGTTTGCTAGATCAGTGACGTGGCGCTTGCCACCTAGCGCAACACTCTCACTCACTTCTGCAATCATGTCATCTATTCTCTCATATTCAATGTCCAGCCCCCTGCTTATGTCATTCAACTCCTTCATGACACTTGGAAGTATATGCCGACCTTGAAATTTTCTAGCTAGCCTTCTCCTCTTCTCAAACTTAACCGTAATCTTTCTCCTTATCTTGTCCATGAGCTGAAACAACATTAAACCTTTGTGGTTGTGGATCCAGTTGTTGAAACACTCGGCCAAATTATTTGTCACATAATCCACTTTTGAGGAGGTTGAATATTTGCTCCTTCACCATAGCCTGGTGTGGTACTTGTTTAAGTATGCTATTGCAGCAGCCTTTTTCTCCTCTATGGCTGCCATGTGATAGTCAAACCCTCGAGGAGTCCATGAATAAGCAGCTGGCCACAAATGATCATCAAAAACGTTACCATGGAATTTTTTCTTGAAGTTCACAACCAAGTGTCGCATGCATTCTCTATGTTCAGCATACCCAAATACCTATTCGATTGCAGTGTCAATCCCTTTTCCTGCATCTGAACATATAGCTAGACTGGGGGGAGAGCCAATAGCTTCACGAAGCTTCTCCATAAACGACACCCAACTTTCAGTAGTTTCCGAGTCGATAACTCCATAGACTACAGGGTACAACCAATTGTGACCGTCAATAGCACAAGCAGTAGCTAATTGGCCTCTATACTTGCCCGTCAAATGAGTGCTATCTATCGCCAAGTAAGGTCTGCAGCCAGCCAAGAACCCATCGCACAAAGGCTTCAACCCAACAAACATCCGTATGAAATATTTTTTCTGATCATACTCCATGTGGTCAATCGCAACTATACTTCCAGGAGACCTCTTCTCAACCTCAGCTTTCCAAGCATATAGCTTGTCAAAAGAATCATCCCAATTACTTCTATACCATCGACAACCTCTGCAATGGCTTATTTGCCATCCAACAAAGCTTCAGAGCTTATATACCAAACACAAACAAAATCTATTGCCTATATACCACTAGCAGTTAGTCTAGTGTTAACTCAATCCGTTAAGTGCCCAAAATGATcatcttgccctcaatggcaaatAAGCAAACAACTGTAGAACATGTCCAGAAAAAAAATTGACAACATTCCTCCTCTATTTTCAGCATTCCAGCAAAATTATAGTGATTATCTAACAAATCCAGGATATAAAAAAATGGGAAGAGAAGAGTTGATCTTGGGAAGAGCATCGGCCGTCGGCGCCACTGCCCTACTCTCCACCTCGCCGGAATCCCCAATCCTAGGGTTCTGGGCGACATGGCCGCTGGGAGAGGTTGCCGCTGCTAGCCCGTTTGCGGAGGCCATCGAAGACGCGGTAGACGAGAGGGatagaggcgcggcggcggcgggaccgtGCGGCAGGGGCTGGGGAAGCGCCGGCAGCGGTTTCGCCATTAGGCGTCGCCTGGATAGGATCGAAGATGCGGTGGGTGAGAAGCCTTGAGGCGCAGCGGCGTCGAGATTCTGCGGCAACAGCGGGGGTTGGGGGAGCGGCGACAGGGGCGATGGTGGCGCCGGCGGCGGTTCCGCCATTGCCGCTCGGTGGATGTTGCCGCTGCGCGTGCGTGTGTGGGGATGGGGAGGGTCAGGTGTGCGTGCGTTGAGTCGTGGTGTTGGAGAGTCGGGTGCGGGGGCAAGTTGTCTTTTTTTTTAATCTGCAACGAGGGTAAAATTGGATTTTTCAAGAAAACTGACAAGAAAACAGAGACTTGGTAACGGGAGACTAACGGTGATGGCAAATAAGCAATAGATTTTGTTTGTGTTTGGTATATAAGCACTGAAGCTTTGTTGGATGGCAAATAAGCCATTGCAGAGGTTGTCGATGGTATAGAAGTAATTTTCTCATACATTAAAGACGTATCGGTCTACTATTATGGCGATTCAACGAGATTTGTTTCGTGGCGGTCTACTATTTACGACAATTGAACTAGACTTGTTTCTCTAACGTCTTTGCGGTTGGATTCCTTGATGTTGTCAACTATTGCCGTGAGCACGGTTGTGCAATGAGGACACGTTTTATTGTGGCTTTGGCAAGATTTTAGAGGCATTTGGTCCTAGTCATAGCCCGCCCCCCTTGTTTAGGGTAGTTTTCGTTTATGTGGGTTTAGTTTCTTTTGCTAGGATTTTTATGTGTTCAGTTAACCTATATCTCATTGTATCCGGTGTTCTATTGATATAATATAGATCTTTACACACACATATTGTGAGAAAAACTTTTGATTTATTCATCTTCAACAATGGTATTACAACGATTACTAGAAATAATAAAATTACATCCAAATCCGTAGACCACTTAGCGACGAGTATAAGCACTGAAGCGAGTCGAAGGCAAGCTGCTATCATTGCCTCTTCCTCACTGGAGCCGGACAAACCTTATTGTAGTacacagtcggaaagtcgtcgtacTAAGGCCCCACAGAACCAACGCACCAGTACAGCAACCGCCGTCGATGAAGtatgtagatcagaaggatccaacttgAAGACACAAGAACATAGATGAACGACGaatagatccgagcaaatccatcaaaaACAGATttgtcggagacacacctccacacgcccaccgacgataCTAGACGCATCAACGGAACGAGGAGTGGGTGAAAAGATCTTTATTTCATTTTCAAAGAGCCGCTGCCGTCTCGTCTTTCTGAGcgggacatatatattccaaataaATAAAGTATCTTGCGTCGTGGATGGCCTAATCCAACAATTTTGTGATACGGAACTTTGGCAAGAGGACGGTGATTGGTTGCCACTTATTGGTCACTGCCTGCTCCCAAGTCAAAGATTGGTGAAACACTTTAGGTGCTGATCGCTTTGCTGCCAAAAAGAAACACAATAATCCGCCTTCCTAATAATGTTCGTAGGCAATAAAGCAATTCCGGCCGAATTGTTTGGGTTGCCAACTTTTCCATACCGGGACATCAAACCAGCCAAACCCTTCACCCTTTGCCGTGCCGTAAATCTAGTCAGatattctctctttttttttttgcgtggAAACCTAGTTAGATGAAATCCTGAACATTTGCAGTTCACCCCCTTTTAATTTTTAATTGAAAAATGCGTGTCACAGGGTTGTTTCTGAGTATATATATTTTAGAGTCGTTACGTAATTAAGCAAACATAACTGGGCGTAAATGAGACCCGAGCGGTTATATTGCAATTTGCAAGACTGCAAAGTGCCAATCAGCAATCAGATTTTTTTTTTGATATAGCAACCCGCCTGGTCCCAGCCCGAAACTACCGCGTAGTGGGGAAGGAACATCCCTTTCCCCCGTCCGTTCCAGGCGGCGTCCCTCCGCGTCGCGCCACATGGCTCCGCCTGCCGCCTCCACCGTCGACGTCCTCGGCGACGACCTGCTGCAGGAGGTCTTCGTCCTGCTCCCGGGCCCCGCCGACCTCCTCCGCGCCGCGCTCGCCTGCCGGCCCTTCCTCTGCGCCGCCCGCAGCGCCGCCTTCCTCCGCcgcttccgccgccgccaccccttcACCTGCCCACTCCTCCTCGGCTGCCACCTCCACCGCCCCGGCGAGCACCGCGGGAACAGCGCCCCGCGCCTGCtccccgcgccccccgccgccgccacgcgccgcGTCGCCGAGCGCGGCGACTTCGCGCTCTCCTTCATCCCCCGCCGCGGCCGGCCGGGCGCCGCCGGCGCCGGCACCCCCTGGCAGCTCCTCGACTGCCGCAACGGCCGCCTCCTTCTGCGCAGCCGGTCGTCCCAggacctcgccgtcgccgaccCGTTGGCCCGGCGCTGGGTCTCGCTCCCCGCGCTCCCCGGCGACCACCCCGTGGGGTACGCCCTCGTCACCGACGACGGCGACTATTCGGTGTTCAAGGCGGCCTGCATTTCCCGAGTCGGCGACACCACGGACCTGCGcgccttcctcctctcctccgccgACCTCCGGTGGGCGGACGTGGGCGGCCTCGCGCAGCAGCCCAATCTCGCGGCCTCCCGGGCGATGCAGGCCAACGGGTCGCTGTACTGGAAGCTAGTGGGTGGACAGCACGTGCTGGCGCTCAACACGGCGACGACAGAGCTCGCCGTGCTGCCGCTCCCGCCTTTCCTGCGGGAGCTCAGTTTCGACGTCATCGAGAAGGGGGAGGACGGCGCCGGCGGGCTCCATGTGCTCACCATGCGTGGCTTCTGCATCGAGGTTTGGGTCAGCGAGGACGACGGTGCCGGTGGCCTGGCGTGGACGCTGGTGGACAAGTCGGTGAGGTTCCACAGGGCGATTGCAGAGATGATTGGCTCGGAACACTTTTACCATCTCACACTGGATGTCATCGGGGTGGCTGCCGGTGTTGTGTTCTTGCGCAATGGCAGTTGTCTGTTCTGCATTCATCTTGAGACTATGAAGATGACCAAGCTCTCTGAGAATGAGAGTTGCCCGTCTGCGCTGATATATCCTTACACGATAGCGTGGCCGCCAgcgttcttgaactctattgaagaaGGTGCTTGATAAGGTGATACACAGTTACAATATGCTAAATGTCTCCTATAAGTTTTGATCAACGATGATGTGCTTAACTGGTTATAAAGAAATGTTTAAACCAAACAGTTTAATTAACCTTCTGCCATCTAAAACTTTCTTTGTTTGCTTCTTGGGTGAATTCTTCTGATATGTCTCAATGCCCTGGATTTTCTGCAGGAATGCGAAGCTACATTCAGCTTATGGTGATTAGATTCTGTGGCAGAGCTGATGTTGGAAAAAGGATGTCATTTGATCATCCATATGAATTCGTGAGACATGATAGCCGCAAACTTGCTCTAGTTGTGCTTACAGTTTTAGCTTCATATCATGTAATTAGTTGTGCTTGCAGTCTTAGTTGGTGTGTTATGTTCTGCCACCATTATGTGTATGGTCACTCTATTGCCTGAGATTATAATTTCGGAATATAGTATTTAGCATGCTTTTGTGAATGTTATACCGGAGCTTTTATGTTTGCTTCTATGATCATTATATATCGTGTCAATTTCTGGCTGGGGTTTGGAGTCTGGCTCCTCTGATACTGATGCGCGAATGCTGGATAGTCTTACTTTTTTTCCAATCCCATGCTCAATGAAGAAACTGAAGACTGAAGAACTTGGCCTATTGTCATCAAATGTTGTTATTATGGTGAAGTTTGATAATTGTTCTGTCGTTTGGTGTTGGtgcgtttttatttatttttcgctTCTCTAGGTTGCGCCATGGATGGAGACAGCAGTATCATGTTCCAGGTTTATTTATTCACTTAATCTGGATTGAAGGTTTTGTAGGTAAATATGCAATGAGATTTCTCAGTTACGTTATAGAGTACTCCGTACTTGTCTTTCTACCATGTTTGCATATATTGGGCGACTTCAGTTCTGGTTCAGATTTTGAGTGTGGTTGATCTGATGCAAATGCCTGTTTGACAGTCTTACTGTGCATCCAAATTCCAGGGTCATTCACAGGGAAGAAGCTGAAGAGCTAACTTGGCCTGTGCCAGTGAGTGCCTTTATAAGGTGAAGCCGGATCATTTGTTCTATCAATTGGTGTTAGtgcctttttctcttctcttgtgaaattttgagacatgctgCGTATGGAGATGGCAGACTCAGGTTAGTCTGGGGTTTGTTCTTGAGTTTATCTGGGTTGGAGGTTTTGTTGACACATACACTGATTTCGCAGAGACACGCATTATCCTTATTTATGTACGCATCCATTAAAATGATGAGTGTGAGTAATTATAGTTGGTGTCGGGGTGTGTTCTGTTCTGCCATGTGTATCTGGGTTGGAGGTTTTGTTGATAGTGCGTATAATAATTTTTCGTCATCAGTAATGGCTCATCAATGAAGAATTAATTGAGACACGAATCTTGAATCACTAATACTCCCTTCGAATGGGtttataaggctggtcatagtggggagtaacttagactagtgtcatatgcatgacactagtctaagttactacccccATAGTGCAAAGTATCTtagtagtagtgtcatagtttGTTTCATTTATTGCCTTATTGCCTTATAATCGGGCACGGGTTTCTAGGTCTTTGATTTGCCCAATAGAACATGTACGGTAATTGATGCATAGGAGATTTATCGGTGAAAGATTGTTATGTTAGTTGTTATGTTCAGATTGTTCATTGCATATTTATACCCATTGATCATGATCCATATGATGTCTTGTGAGTAGATTCAttagttcttgaggacatgggagaatttTTGTTGCTAGTAATCATTTGAAGTTGAATACCGTTTAATGTTTTGATGATACGTtgtgttgttcttcctctagtgatgttatgtgaacgtcaactacatgacacttcaccatcaaaAGGGCATATGGGAAGACATTGTAGATTTTttttgtagatgatgggttgcgggaGTGATATAAACCTAAAACATGGTTTATGAAATCATTCCGTGAGGGGCTGTTTTGAATCTTATCGTTTAATGCAATGGTTAGATTTATGTTAATTACATGTTTGCATGGAGGGTACAATCATAAGTATGTAttttttttcaagtaagaacaataccTTATCTCCGGTCCACCCACACAACACTTGCGAAATCAATAAACAATAGCTTAATAAATCATGGTGAAAGTAACTTGATGAAATTTCTGTGTATCCTCAAGAGCGTTTTAGCTATTATAAGAAACAGAACCGGCTTGTCCTTAGCATACATAAGGATTGGGTCACTTGTTGCACTCTATTGCTTTAGTTAATATTTATGTTGTTACGAATTATCTTGTTGTTAACAATCTATTAAATTATCTTTACATCATTTATAATGAAActttactgaaaactacttgtctattcctcctgctcctcgttgggttcgaactcttatttatcgaaaaggctatgattgatcccctatacttgtgggtcatcaaggggcCCATTAGTGTGGCACACCCCACATGCCTTGGGGAaggcaaagggggcggcggctagggtttggggcacaTCCCTCCCAGGTGCGGCCGACCCTAGCTAGGGGAGAGGGAGTCCCTCCTCACATGCGTCTATATATATAGCAGAGGGGGCAACCACTCAATTCCATCTGGTGGCGCCCTCTCCATCTCTATCTCTGCAAGTTTCCACCATTGCCGCAAGGCTGCCACATCTCCTAGTCTATGGCATTTCTTCGTCCTAGACAACAAGCTATGCTTGATCAGTGATTCCTTGGCATGGATACTGGCAGAGGGATCGTAGTCTCACGGCTCGGGATGTTGAACCTAGCTGCGGGAATCTACAAGTCTACACCAACATCTCTTCTCGGCCGCATTTGTTGATAACTATATGATCTACCTCTAGCATCTTCATAGTGTTACCGTgcatgtaagtacatgttgtgctACGTTCCTAACAGTGACAACATCCATGAGGACTAGGACGTACTAGGGTGGCGTCTGATGTCGCGACTGTGCTCGGGGGTGGTGCTCCAAGTGGGGGTAGGGTCTAGGACGATGAACAAGTTCAGGGACGTGGTAGCGCTCCGGGTGCTGCATGACTGGGAGGGCGCAGGATGGGCAATACACATGAGGAGAAGAACAACTTGCGGGTCGATTTGGTGGGAGTAGGGTGATGTCGGTTTGCCGGGTCCTATGTGGTGGACATGTCTGGACGACATCGTATCCGCCTGACATATGGGCTCGGTTGGGACGACTTAGACAATCTAAACAAATGAGAGGTTTAGGAAGGCCCCTTGGGCTGGGTTTTTAGGCTGGGCATATGTCGAGGGTTCGAGGGACCTCCTAGTTGACACTCTTTGCGTCAGATAGGAGAGGCACGCACAGGGGCGCCACAAGGGGTCCGATCCATTAGCGCACTAGCTACTGTAATGACTCAGGTGAAGCAAGTGAATTTTTTCTACATGTTatgtttctactccctccttcaatctatatagggcctaatgcgtttttcgaggctaactttgaccaaatattagagcaataatatatgacatgcaacttacacaaagcacatcgttaaattcgtgtgtgaaagaagctttcaattatataattttcacattctgcatgtcatgtactataatcttgtcaatagtcaaaggcggtcttaaaaaacacattaggccctatatagatggaaggagggagtggcATTTTTCTGTTTTCACCGATTTCccagaaaatacaaaaaaattatttcATGAATTGAACACTTTCTAAAattttgttgaatcttttgaaaGACAATTAAACGTTTGTGATCATTTTCTAGAtaacttgaacattttttaaaactgttgtgaacatttttctaatatctttttttattttttatttaaaatTTTCGAAAATATGGATTTTTATTTTataaaacgtgaacatttttcagaAATAggatttttttcttctaaaaagacAAAAACGAAAACCCCCAAGAAAAACGAAACTAAACCCTTCGAGAACCTCCTACAACCAAAAAAAAAACTGGGGTAGAAGCTTCCCAAAAATGAAATGCCGAATTGGGCCGGGCCATCTgctctctcactctcactctctTCTGTGCGATTGCTCCACACATTAGGTCACAATGAAACGCCGCCGCCCAGGTGCGTAACTCCATCCTGGGGAAAATATTTAGTGCTTCTAGGCTTGGGATGCTCCGGTGCTTCAAATGTCCGAAAAATATTTTTAgaatgttcaaaaaattctgaaaaaaatgcaGCACATCGACGGAACATCAATATCTcttgtcacaaaatttcaaatcaaaatttGAAACATTGCTTGAGATACAAAAATAATAAATTTGtgtacataacataagttggactttagttttggcccattatcacattgatgttaaatttgtcatttttgtatctcgagcaatgttttgaattttgatttgaaattttgTGATAAAAGACATCAATGTTCCGTCGATGTGCTGCATTTTTCAGAATTTCttaaacattttaaaaaatgtttttcgCATCGGAGCACCGGGAGCACTATACTTTCCCCTCCATCCTGCGCCACGGAACCGGCTCCTCTACCGTGCCGCTGGGCATGGCAGAGTGCCGTGCCTTCTTACGCAAGAGCGTGCACATATGGGCCAGAAAGGCCTCCTAACGCATCACGCGGCAGCACAGGTCAACAATTAACTATTTTCTTTTTTGCTAAAAAACTAATTAACTACGTACTTCCCAACTCT
Proteins encoded in this window:
- the LOC123038268 gene encoding uncharacterized protein; translation: MAPPAASTVDVLGDDLLQEVFVLLPGPADLLRAALACRPFLCAARSAAFLRRFRRRHPFTCPLLLGCHLHRPGEHRGNSAPRLLPAPPAAATRRVAERGDFALSFIPRRGRPGAAGAGTPWQLLDCRNGRLLLRSRSSQDLAVADPLARRWVSLPALPGDHPVGYALVTDDGDYSVFKAACISRVGDTTDLRAFLLSSADLRWADVGGLAQQPNLAASRAMQANGSLYWKLVGGQHVLALNTATTELAVLPLPPFLRELSFDVIEKGEDGAGGLHVLTMRGFCIEVWVSEDDGAGGLAWTLVDKSVRFHRAIAEMIGSEHFYHLTLDVIGVAAGVVFLRNGSCLFCIHLETMKMTKLSENESCPSALIYPYTIAWPPAFLNSIEEGA